The genomic segment ATTGTTATGGTCATCGTGCAGTTTGGCCTCATTCCGCTGCCGGAAATCCCTGCGGCCTGATCGGCCCGTCCTATTTCCGCCTTTTTAGCATTGATCAATGACGGCGAAGCTGGCTAGTACAGGGCCAGTTTGCCGCAATCCCAAGGTTCCCTGCCCATGCGCCTGTCGCGCTATTTGCTTCCGCTGCTTAAGGAAAATCCTTCCGAAGCCCAGATCGTCTCGCACCGTCTCATGCTGCGTACCGGCATGATCCGTCAGGAGGCCGCCGGTATCTATGCCTGGCTGCCGCTGGGTCTGCGGGTGCTGCGCAAGATCGAAAAGATCGTGCACGAGGAAATGCAGCGCGCCGGTGCGGTTGAGCTTCTGATGCCGACCCTGCAACTGGCCGATCTGTGGCGCGAGTCGGGTCGCTATGACGACTACGGTCAGGAAATGCTGCGCATCAAGGACCGTCATGAACGCGAAATGCTCTACGGCCCGACCAATGAGGAAATGATCACGGAAATCTTCCGTGGCACGGTCAAGTCCTACAAGGACCTGCCGATGAACCTCTACCACATCCAGTGGAAGTTCCGCGACGAACAGCGCCCGCGCTTCGGCGTGATGCGCGGCCGTGAGTTCCTGATGAAGGACGCCTATTCGTTCGACATCGACGAGGCCTCGGCGCGCAAGGCCTATAACCGCATGTTCATCGCCTATCTCAACACCTTCAGCCGTCTGGGCCTGAAGGCGGTGCCGATGCGCGCCGACACCGGCCCGATCGGCGGCGACCTTAGCCACGAATTCATCATCCTTGCCGACACCGGTGAAAGCGCGGTCTTCTGCCATAAGGATCTGGTCGATATGCCGGCTCCTGGTGCCGATGTGGACTGGGACGATCTGCAAGGGCTGGTCGATCAGCGCACGTCGCTTTACGCCGCAACCGAGGAAATGCACGACGAGGCGGCCTTTAATGCCGTTCCGGCGGACAAGCAGTTGTCGGCGCGCGGCATCGAAGTCGGCCACATCTTCTATTTCGGTGAGAAATACTCCGCACCGATGGGGGCCAAGGTCTCCGGTCCCGACGGCGCGCAGGTCAATGTGCACATGGGCTCTTACGGCGTCGGCGTGTCGCGCCTGATCGGCGGCATTATCGAAGCCAGCCACGACGAGGCGGGCATCATCTGGCCCGAAAGCGTCGCGCCGTTCGATGTGGCCCTGATCAATCTGCGCGTGGGCGACGAAGCCTGCGATGCGGCCTGCGACAAGGCCTATAAGGCGCTGACGGCCGCCGGGCGCGATGTGCTTTATCACGATACGGACGACCGTCCGGGGGCTAAGTTCGCCTCGATGGACCTGATCGGTATTCCGTGGCAACTGATCATCGGGCCCAAGGGCATTGCCGAAGGTCAGGTTGAAATCAAGCACCGCGCCACGGGCGAACGTCACACGGCGGCCTTCGATGCCGTCCTTGACCAACTGACCAAGGCAAAATGATGAAGGGGCTGTTGTCGCTGTTTTCTTTCTCCGCGTGGGAAACCGATCTGGCGCTCAGATATCTGCGCACCAAGCGCAAGGACGGCGGCATCGCCCTCATCGCCATCATCAGCTTTATCGGCATCACGCTGGCCGTGGGCGTGCTGATCACCGTCATGTCGGTGATGAACGGCTTTCGCGACGAGTTGATGTCGCGCGTGCTGGCCTTTAATGGCCATCAGTTTGTGGCCGGTGAACCCCTGACAGACTGGAACGGCCGCGACGCCATGCTTAAGCGTCTGCGCGCCATTCCGGGCGTCATCGAAGCTTCGCCCTACGTGGAATCGCCGGGTCTGGCGCAAGGGCCGTTTTCGCAGGCGGGTCTGGCCTATATGCGCGGCGTCGATGTGGCCGCATTGAAAAACACACCGATCATCCGCGACAATATCAAGTCCGGCTCGCTGGATGGATTTGGCGTGGGCGAATATGGCGGTGACGTTATTCTCATCGGGGAAGGTCTGGCCAGCCAGATGAATGTCCGCGTCGGGGACGAA from the Asticcacaulis excentricus genome contains:
- the proS gene encoding proline--tRNA ligase yields the protein MRLSRYLLPLLKENPSEAQIVSHRLMLRTGMIRQEAAGIYAWLPLGLRVLRKIEKIVHEEMQRAGAVELLMPTLQLADLWRESGRYDDYGQEMLRIKDRHEREMLYGPTNEEMITEIFRGTVKSYKDLPMNLYHIQWKFRDEQRPRFGVMRGREFLMKDAYSFDIDEASARKAYNRMFIAYLNTFSRLGLKAVPMRADTGPIGGDLSHEFIILADTGESAVFCHKDLVDMPAPGADVDWDDLQGLVDQRTSLYAATEEMHDEAAFNAVPADKQLSARGIEVGHIFYFGEKYSAPMGAKVSGPDGAQVNVHMGSYGVGVSRLIGGIIEASHDEAGIIWPESVAPFDVALINLRVGDEACDAACDKAYKALTAAGRDVLYHDTDDRPGAKFASMDLIGIPWQLIIGPKGIAEGQVEIKHRATGERHTAAFDAVLDQLTKAK